The bacterium nucleotide sequence CCCACGTAATAGATAATTTGCCCGAGTAAATCTATCGGTAGTTTCTGTCCAGATTTCAGCAGTTCGAACATCCGTTTATGCGCCGCGTCACGACCAGTAAAAACAATTCCGCTGATTAGAACTCGGTCACCGCTTTTCAATCCGGCTACTTGTTCATCGGTTAAAGGTGGCGTAATTCGAACTATTCTTGACATAAAATAAATATATTTCCTTCTGATCTTCTGATTTTCTGGTCAGGTTTTACACCTATTATAGTTGAACCTAATCCAGCGAAAACTTCGGTTGCGCTACCGTTTAGGATTTGTGTGCTTTAGGGTATAGTCATTATCCTATAATAAATATTATAAAGGTTATAATATTTTTTGTCTATATACCGTGGGAGCTTAATTGATCAAAACCGCAATATTGAAGTGATGTATTAATCAAGTGATTTGGGTTTAACGAATTGAAACCTAATCTAAACTCAGTTCCATCACAAAAACATTTCCAGCCAACAAACGCAATACTTCTTTACCAGCCGCCACCGCCACCGCCGCCGCCACCACCACCCGATGAACCACCGCCACCGGAACCGGAACTCGAACCTGGTGCATGCGACGATGAAGCAACTGCGTTTGAGAACCCGTTACTCATTGATGAGACGAATCCAGTAGTACCGATGGCGGTGAATGGAATCGAACCGGAATACCACCTCGGCGAATATTCTTTTCCATCCACGGTTGATTTCGTCAGCACATTAGCAAATTGTTCCGCCCATGCTTGCTCAACATCAAGAGCTAGCGCATACGGGAGATATTGTTCAAATACTTCTGGCGTTTTCCCAACTGGATTAAAAACGTTCAACCGCTCTTTTTCAGCTATGGTTAAGAACATTTTGAAACCTTCGATTTTATCTAATACTTGCCGACCTGCACGTGTCGGCGCTTTTAAAAGATGATAAAACAGATAATTCAATCCGGCTAAGATGATTAGATAGAGAACGAACCAGCCGGACGTTGCCATAGAAAACATATAAATACCGGCGATTTCCCCCCCAATAAACGGAAGTGAAAAAAAGGTGAAAAATATTGCTGAAATTAGCGAAGTTACTCGATGCATACTTCCGAACAAAACATTTTTCCAACTGGTAACAACCATTACCACCAAGAAGATTACACCAACCGTCCAGCCCGAGAGCCAAACCGTCATGAATAATAAGAGAAAAATTGATTCACCACCTTTAGCTAGCGCTGTTGGGATGGCAGTAAGCAAAGCAATGAGTATTGAAATACTTAACCCGACAATGAAATACTTGAAATTCGTTAAAAAATACAGTTTTTCATAATTTAATTGGAGATGATTTTTCAATGTTTGCAATAGTTCATTAATTGTAGTGTGTCGGGTAGCAGTAAACGTGAACTCATCGGATACTTTAAATAGCCGCATAACAATTTTCTGTTCTTCTGGAGTCAATTCGATATTCGCATTGTTCCGTTTCCGTAAGGTATATACACCGTTTTTTTCTTCAATCGATAGATATCCTTTAACCGCTAAATTCAAAATAGTTGCGGTAAATGCTTTCGTATCAAAACCCATTTTGGTGATATATCGGACTGCCGCAGGTGACAATCCTTTTGGTGGATAATATTGCGGGATAATCGTTCCTTTAACCGGGTCTTTTCCGAATAAGCCCCAAATAATGAGATAGTAAATTACGATTAAAATGAGACCAACAAACGCAAAGAGAATCCCAAAATTATCCTTGATAAAATATTTAAATTTTAATTGAGCGCTCGGTGCTTCAATCAGTCCTTTTTTCCAGCAGACTACAATCGTTAACCCCTCATTAGCGCATAACTGACGCGTGGTTCTGAATGTTGGATTGCCAGCAGGATCGGTTGATACCGTACAATCTTTCCCTTTTTCACCCTGAAATCCGGTATATGCATCTGTTTCAAGAATATGTGTACGAACCTTTGCCGGAAGAATAACGGTTGCGGTAACGGTATCAATCATAAATTTCCACCCGGTGCCGGTAACATTCCAATAAAGTTCGTCGTGGTCTGAGAAAAATCCGAGCTGTCGGTTAGTTTGATAGGTTATGGTATACGTATAAATTCCCGGAGTTAAAAAAACATCTTCCTTGCCGATATAGATGCGGATCCCATTGCTTATTGACTCAGTGTGGTACGGTTCCGGAAAACCGTTTTTTCTGATATCAAGAAGGTTAAATTCGACAACATAGCGATTGTTGAATCTATCACGGTATTTCGTTGGAAAATCGCGATATATCCCACGTTTAATTTCCTGACCTAGACAGCGAACAGTGATATTTTCGGTTACGGTCATTGTGCGGTCTTGATGCACTTCAATTCGGCTAGCATAATTCAGGATTTTTTCGAATTCATCAGATTGTGCTTGCGATAACAAGGATAAGGTGAGATATCCGAAAAAAATGAGACCTACTAGATAAGAAAATCTTTTTATATGATTAATCACGATACAAAACTTTTGCCATTGTAAAGTGGCATTTAGATTGTAGGATTTATAATGAAAATTTTACCGATGGTGTTTCTCGTTGCGTAGCGGTTTCGATTTCAAAAAATTCCGCACGCTTATATCCGAACAGTTTTCCGACAAGATTGCTCGGAAACGATTCGAGAAGAATATTATACTCGCGTACTGTTCCGTTATAATATCGCCGGGATAACTGGATTTCATCTTCGATAGCAGATAAATTTTTCTGGAGGTCGAGAAAATGCTGATTCGCTTTCAAGTCTGGATACAATTCTGCGACTGCAAATAAACTCCGAATTTGGCTCGTTAACGCATTTTCCAATTGTTCTTTCGACTTTACACCTTGCGCAAGAATACATTGGCTCCGGATATTCGCAATATCATCAAACAACCTCCGTTCGTATTGGCTATATCCTTTCACCGATTCAACCAGATTCGGAATTAAATCGTACCGACGTTTTAGTTGCACGTCTATCCCACTCCACGCTTCCGCAATGAGATTTTTCCGACGAATAAACCGATTGTATATGGTCACCAGCCAAACAATAATTAATCCTAAAATCAAAATGGAAATAACCGTTAAAAATTGCATAGCTAGTGTTTAATTAGTAAGCTAGGAAGAAACGGAATTGATATGATTAACTCCGTTTCCTACTGGTACAAAACCAAAAATTATTTAGAAGGAAAGAAAGTGTGTAATATTGATAATAAAGCAATTGAATAATAAAAATAAAGTATTTACTTAAATATGATGATTATTTTTCCTTTTCCATAAGTTGTTTTTTATAGATAATTTTATCTTTACAATATTATTTCTTGATGCCGGGCAGCGTGGCATTGGATATTTATTGCAACCGGCAAACTGGCGATATGGCAAGGGTGAATTTCAACGTTGACCGCTAACGCGGTAATTCTCCCACCTAACCCTTCTGGTCCGACTCCGGTCTGATTAACTAGGGTTAGTAGTTCGGATTCTAATTTGGCGATGTCCGGTTCAGGATTATGCTGCCCAATTTCGCGCAGTAACGCTTTTTTTGCAAGGATAGCTGACATTTCGAAGTTTCCACCGATTCCGACTCCAACAATAATTGGTGGACAAGGATTCGAGCCTGCGGCTCGAACAGTTTCAACCACAAAATTTTTTACTCCGTCAATACCGTCAGATGGTTTAAGCATTTTTAATGCGCTCATATTTTCCGATCCACCACCTTTAGGAACGACAATAATTTTTAGCTTATCTCCGGGAACGATAAATGTATGGATAATTGCCGGAGTATTATCGCCAGTATTGTTCCGCTGGAATGGATGTTCAACGATAGATTTACGCAAATACCCTTCTTGATATCCTTTTCGAACACCGGCATTAATTGCATCATTCAGGTTTCCGCCGGTAATATGCACTTCTTGTCCGAGTTCGATGAAAATAACGGTTAATCCCGTATCTTGACAGATAGGATATTGCTCGGCTTCAGCGATGCGCGCATTCTCGATTAATTGCTCAAAAACTTCTTTCCCTAAAAGAGATTCTTCTTGTTCTCGACCACGCTGCAATGCGGTCAGGATATCCTGTGGAAGCAAATAGTTTGATTTAATACACAGTTCAGCTACAGCATTAATAATCTCGGTGGATGATATTTCTCGCATATTTGAATTTGATACTTCAACGATAAACTACCGATTGTTGGGATTAGATAATATCTTTACCGTTTTAAAATCGATATTTTTATCGTGGTAGTTTTAATTTAATTACTCTCTCGGAACACCGACAACCGAATAGTATATAAGCATTAATTCTTTATCAAACAGATCCCGTTTTTCTTGCACCGCTTTTTTCCGTACTAACTCAATAATTTTTCCAGCGAGTTTATCATCAAGAGTGATTCCGAATTCTTTAAACTTTGCTTTAATAGCGCTGGTTCCAGAATGTTTCCCAATCGAAATTTGTCGAACTGCACCGATTTCAGCCGGAGAAAACACTTCATACGTCGTTGGTTCTTTCAGAACACCATCAATCGTTGTCGCTACTTCATAAAGAAAAATATTTTTTCCAATAATCGGTTTACTAGCCCAGATTTCTCGACCGGAAGCTTTCGCTACATATTCACATAATTCGCGGAGCATGGTTAACTGAAAACCGGTATCAATGTTTAGAATATATTTTAACGCCATTACCACTTCTTCTAACGGCGCGTTTCCGGCGCGTTCACCTAATCCATTTACCGTTACCCCAACGTAATTGGCGCCAGCACGAACCCCGGATAACGCATTCGCAGTTGCCATGCCGAAGTCGTTATGCGTATGCATTTCTATCGGTAAGCCGACAACATCAGTGAGAATTTTTATTCGTCGATAGGTTTCATATGGGTCAAGCATACCTACAGTATCACAGAACCGAAATCGGTCGGCACCAGCATCTCGTGCAACTTTAACGCATTCAATAAGATATTCTAATTCAGTTCGCGATGCATCTTCAGCATTTGCAGAAACATAAAGCTGATGGCTTTTTGCAAAATCGACGGCTCGAGCGAAATTATCCAAAACCCAGGTACGGTTTTTCCGCAATTTATGTTCGATATGGATATCAGACGTCGGAACTGAAATTGCTACCGCATCTACCCCGCAGGATATTGATGCTTCGATATCAGAAATCACCACGCGGTTCCAGGTCATAATGCTCGATTTCAATCCTAGGCTGACTATCTTCTTAATTGTTTCCTGTTCGTCGCCGCCCATCGCTGGCACGCCGACTTCAATTTGATACACCCCTGCTTTATCAAGCAGCTGTGCGATATGGATTTTCTCTTCCGGCTGGAAAACAATTCCCGCGGTTTGTTCGCCATCGCGTAACGTTGTATCAACTATTCTTACTTTTGAATCAATAGTAGTTTTTTTGCGCGGTCGTTCAATTCGAGTCGCAGCTTCTTCATCAAGATTCCAGCTATCTTTTGTTGTTTCGACCGGTGTTTCATTCCATTCTTCGCGGTTAACCATATATTCCACCTCCAAAATTTACTGGGTTATACCATTAGTCTTAAATCAAAATCGTATGATTTCGGACGAAAACTGCTTTTATAATGCGTGTTGTAAGACAACTATTTCCGGTAGCGCAGGTAAGGTTTTAGATGTGATTTCAATTTCAGACGATTTTTCTCTTCGGATGTTTTGCTTGCCTTTTAAGAAATCAGCGACTGGTGCGATCGGGAATGCGCATTTTTCAGTTTTGTAATGCATCGGAATAATGAGTTTTGGTTGTAATCGGTCAGCGACTTGAGTTGCTTCAGTTGCATTGATGGTGAAATAACCTCCTACTGGAAGTAATAATACATCGATCGAACCGATTAATACCGCATCTGCTGGACTAAGAATATGTCCTAAATCGCCACAATGGCATACTTTAACATTATCTACTGTGATAACGAAAATAATATTACTCCCGCGCTCACGTCCTTTTGCATTATCATGGTAGGATGCAATCCCCTTAATATTAATCCCTTTAACAGTTAGTGTTCCCGCGGATTTAACAATAGTCGGTTTTCCAATCAATGCTTGAGTATACCCGTGGTCGGGATGAGTGTCATGACTAATTGTAACAATATCAACTGGCTCAGTAAATGCGCCATAGGTTAACGCACCATTGTATCCGCCAGGTTCATATGGGTCAGTTAATATTGTAGTTTTATCTTCTGCAGTTATCAGAAAAGAACTATGTCCAAGCCATTTAAGTTTCATAAGAAATACTGAACGAATATGATTTCCGGGAAGACGGTTACTTCTATAAGTTATATGCGTCATACCCAAAATATCATATTTTAGATTCAGTCCTCCTTAATTAAAATTTTTCCATAACTTTAACTAGTTCTTCAACTGCAGCAGCTGATTTCTTTAATGCAATTTCTTCTTCAGTAGTTAGTTTTAATTGAATAATTTCTTCAATTCCGTTTGCACCGAGTTTAACCGGCACGCCAACAAATAATCCGTTAATTCCATATTCTCCTTCCAGATACGCTGCGCAGGGTAGAATCCGTTTTTTATCCAAAATAATCGCTTCAACCATTTGGACTGTTGCGGTTGCTGGGGCGTAATATGCACTCCCGGTTTTTAAGAGTTTAACGATTTCAGCGCCTCCGTTACGGGTACGCTGAATGATCGCATCTAATCGTTCTTTTGGTAGAATTTCGGTTAACGGAACTCCGGCAACAGTTGAATATCGAGCTAGCGGAACCATTGTATCACCATGTCCACCAAGAACAAGCGCATAAACATCTTCCATGGAAACATTTAATTCCAAAGCGATGAACGCGCGGAATCGAGCGGTATCAAGAATGCCAGCCATTCCTATAACCCGATTTTTAGAAAAGCCACTCACCCGATACGCTAATTGCGCCATTGCATCTAATGGATTCGCTACCATAATAATAATCGCGTTCGGTGAAAATTTAACCACCTGTTCCGTGACCGGTTTTACGATATTATAGTTCGCTTGTAGTAAATCATCACGAGACATTCCCGGTTTACGAGGTACACCAGAAGTAATAATAACGATATCTGAATCTTTCGTATCCGCATAAGAATTGGTTCCGATAACCTTGGTATCATACCCATCAATCGCTCCCGTTTGTGTTATATCCAATCCTTTACCTTGGGGCATACCTTCAATGATATCGACGAGGATAATATCTGTGATATCTTTTTCTGCTAGTTTCATTGCAGTGGTTGCTCCAACATTTCCAGCACCAATAATACTAACTTTTTTTCGCATGATTTAAACCTCCTTTCTTCGAGCAAATTGGACGGTATGAAATTTATTTTAATATTTGTTTAATTAATTCTGGAATCTCTTGCGTTGTTTCTGCTACTGGTACATTTGCTTGCGTGAACGCTTGGATTTTAGCTTGAGCAGTTCCCTTCCTACCGGAGATTATCGCTCCGGCATGGCCCATGCGTTTTCCAGGCGGTGCTGTTCTTCCTGAAATAAATGCTACGACTGGTTTCGACATCGTCTTGATATATTCAGCAGCGATTTCTTCGTCAGTTCCACCTATTTCGCCTATCACAACGACCGCTTCCGTTTCCGGGTCAGATTCGAATAATGGCAGAATATCGATGAAACGTAATCCGAGAATAGGATCGCCACCAATGCCGATACACGTAGTCTGCCCAAACCCACTTTTCGTTAAATCATTTACAATTTCATAAGTTAACGTTCCACTACGAGATACTACACCAATATTGCCTTTCTTAGCAATAGATCCGGGAATAATTCCGA carries:
- a CDS encoding DUF2207 domain-containing protein, producing the protein MINHIKRFSYLVGLIFFGYLTLSLLSQAQSDEFEKILNYASRIEVHQDRTMTVTENITVRCLGQEIKRGIYRDFPTKYRDRFNNRYVVEFNLLDIRKNGFPEPYHTESISNGIRIYIGKEDVFLTPGIYTYTITYQTNRQLGFFSDHDELYWNVTGTGWKFMIDTVTATVILPAKVRTHILETDAYTGFQGEKGKDCTVSTDPAGNPTFRTTRQLCANEGLTIVVCWKKGLIEAPSAQLKFKYFIKDNFGILFAFVGLILIVIYYLIIWGLFGKDPVKGTIIPQYYPPKGLSPAAVRYITKMGFDTKAFTATILNLAVKGYLSIEEKNGVYTLRKRNNANIELTPEEQKIVMRLFKVSDEFTFTATRHTTINELLQTLKNHLQLNYEKLYFLTNFKYFIVGLSISILIALLTAIPTALAKGGESIFLLLFMTVWLSGWTVGVIFLVVMVVTSWKNVLFGSMHRVTSLISAIFFTFFSLPFIGGEIAGIYMFSMATSGWFVLYLIILAGLNYLFYHLLKAPTRAGRQVLDKIEGFKMFLTIAEKERLNVFNPVGKTPEVFEQYLPYALALDVEQAWAEQFANVLTKSTVDGKEYSPRWYSGSIPFTAIGTTGFVSSMSNGFSNAVASSSHAPGSSSGSGGGGSSGGGGGGGGGGGW
- a CDS encoding LemA family protein; its protein translation is MQFLTVISILILGLIIVWLVTIYNRFIRRKNLIAEAWSGIDVQLKRRYDLIPNLVESVKGYSQYERRLFDDIANIRSQCILAQGVKSKEQLENALTSQIRSLFAVAELYPDLKANQHFLDLQKNLSAIEDEIQLSRRYYNGTVREYNILLESFPSNLVGKLFGYKRAEFFEIETATQRETPSVKFSL
- a CDS encoding fumarate hydratase yields the protein MREISSTEIINAVAELCIKSNYLLPQDILTALQRGREQEESLLGKEVFEQLIENARIAEAEQYPICQDTGLTVIFIELGQEVHITGGNLNDAINAGVRKGYQEGYLRKSIVEHPFQRNNTGDNTPAIIHTFIVPGDKLKIIVVPKGGGSENMSALKMLKPSDGIDGVKNFVVETVRAAGSNPCPPIIVGVGIGGNFEMSAILAKKALLREIGQHNPEPDIAKLESELLTLVNQTGVGPEGLGGRITALAVNVEIHPCHIASLPVAINIQCHAARHQEIIL
- the nifV gene encoding homocitrate synthase, which gives rise to MVNREEWNETPVETTKDSWNLDEEAATRIERPRKKTTIDSKVRIVDTTLRDGEQTAGIVFQPEEKIHIAQLLDKAGVYQIEVGVPAMGGDEQETIKKIVSLGLKSSIMTWNRVVISDIEASISCGVDAVAISVPTSDIHIEHKLRKNRTWVLDNFARAVDFAKSHQLYVSANAEDASRTELEYLIECVKVARDAGADRFRFCDTVGMLDPYETYRRIKILTDVVGLPIEMHTHNDFGMATANALSGVRAGANYVGVTVNGLGERAGNAPLEEVVMALKYILNIDTGFQLTMLRELCEYVAKASGREIWASKPIIGKNIFLYEVATTIDGVLKEPTTYEVFSPAEIGAVRQISIGKHSGTSAIKAKFKEFGITLDDKLAGKIIELVRKKAVQEKRDLFDKELMLIYYSVVGVPRE
- a CDS encoding MBL fold metallo-hydrolase; the protein is MKLKWLGHSSFLITAEDKTTILTDPYEPGGYNGALTYGAFTEPVDIVTISHDTHPDHGYTQALIGKPTIVKSAGTLTVKGINIKGIASYHDNAKGRERGSNIIFVITVDNVKVCHCGDLGHILSPADAVLIGSIDVLLLPVGGYFTINATEATQVADRLQPKLIIPMHYKTEKCAFPIAPVADFLKGKQNIRREKSSEIEITSKTLPALPEIVVLQHAL
- the mdh gene encoding malate dehydrogenase, coding for MRKKVSIIGAGNVGATTAMKLAEKDITDIILVDIIEGMPQGKGLDITQTGAIDGYDTKVIGTNSYADTKDSDIVIITSGVPRKPGMSRDDLLQANYNIVKPVTEQVVKFSPNAIIIMVANPLDAMAQLAYRVSGFSKNRVIGMAGILDTARFRAFIALELNVSMEDVYALVLGGHGDTMVPLARYSTVAGVPLTEILPKERLDAIIQRTRNGGAEIVKLLKTGSAYYAPATATVQMVEAIILDKKRILPCAAYLEGEYGINGLFVGVPVKLGANGIEEIIQLKLTTEEEIALKKSAAAVEELVKVMEKF
- the sucD gene encoding succinate--CoA ligase subunit alpha; translation: MSILANKNTKVIVQGMTGHEGLFHTQQMIAYGTKVVAGVTPGKGGNFVLNIPIYDTVQEAVKATDANASAIFVPSRFATDAILEACDAGVELIVCITEGIPVQDMIEVVSALKNSNSKMIGPNCPGIISPEESKIGIIPGSIAKKGNIGVVSRSGTLTYEIVNDLTKSGFGQTTCIGIGGDPILGLRFIDILPLFESDPETEAVVVIGEIGGTDEEIAAEYIKTMSKPVVAFISGRTAPPGKRMGHAGAIISGRKGTAQAKIQAFTQANVPVAETTQEIPELIKQILK